The genome window CACCTTGTAGCCGGGCTTGGCGAGTTCTCGCTCCAGCAACTTTGCCGCATCCGGCTTGGCAAACAGCTTCGTCTCGAAATCGAGCCCGGCGGACAGTCCCATATAGGCATGCGTCGGCCGGGCGAAACAATAGATGCAGCCATGCTCGCAGCCGCGATAGGGATTGATCGAGCGGTCGAAGGAAATATCAGGCGATTCGTTGCGGGTGATGGCCGTGCGCGGTTTCTCGATCTGCACCTCCGTCTTGAACGGCGGTAGCTCTTCCCAGGTCTGCCATCCGTCGTCGAAGCTCTCCCGCTGCAGTGCCTCGAACCGCCCTGTCGGGTTCAATCCCGCCCCACGGCCGCGCCGCCGATCGACCTCGACTCTCAAACCGGAGGAAACGATCATTGCATCGGCAATATCTGCCGTATTGGCAGGCGCGAATGCGGCCTGCCCTGCCAGGGACTGCTCTCTCATCGGATTCTCCCGCGGCGGAAAGCCATTGCTCCCGCCCGTTTTGATGATTAAATTCCTATCGGTAAAAGCAGAACAATGCAAGAACAAAATGCGGAAAACGGTGCTGGCAAAAATTTGTGCGGCGCATTATGAATAGTCGATGTTGACGGTTGTTCTCGAATGCCATGATCAGGAATCTGAGCTGGCGCAGACTTTATCGGTACTGGTGGCAGGCGCGGTGGAAGGGCTTGTCAGCGATGTGATCGTGCTCGATCACGGCTCGCGCGACGGTACCTCACGAGTGGCCGACGCTGCCGGCTGCCGCTTCCATTCACAATGGGATATCAAGGACATCGTCCGCTCCGCCCGCGGCGAATGGCTGCTCTTCGTCGAGCCGGGCGCCAGACCGCAGGCCGGCTGGATCGATGAGATCGCCGAATATGTGGCGCTGAACAAGCTGCCGGCGCGCTTTACCGCGTCGAGGGGCTATCGGCGCCCGTTCTTCCAGCGTGTCGGCCGCACCGTACCCCCGCTGGAGCTTGGTTTCCTCGTGCCGAAAAAGCTGGCGCTCGCCACCGCCAAAAGCGGGATGGCTCTTACGGAATTCGTCAAAGGCCAGAAGCCGCGCAAGCTGGCGAGCGAACTCATTCCCTCCTGGGTCGCCCGCGCCGCACGGTAGGTGCCGCGATACTCTCCATGGCTCTCGCAAAAGATGGCGCCCAATAGGATTTCGCGCTATAATTCAAATATGGCGCCGTCGAAGCGCCGCGCTTCGCAACGGAATGGCCATGGAATGCCGGTGAGCGGCAGAACAGGTCCGCGAAAATCTCCTCTTCTGCCGGGTTCCCGGCGAAAGGAGGTGCGTCATGACACGCGGTATGATCTACGGCGTACGCGGTATGATCTACGGCCTGCTGGCCGTCATATTGCCGGCTTTGGTGATCGCGCATCCGCATTCGGCAGCATCGCAGACGATGCTCAGTTGCGCAGGCCGATCCGAGGTTATCAAGTTCCTCGACAGGAACTTCGCTGAAAAGCTCACGGCTGTCGGACTGGTCAACCAGAACGCCGTCCTCGAAGTCTACGCCGCCGAAAGCGGAACCTGGACACTCGTCGTCACGGATGTTCACGGCATAAGCTGCATCCTGCTGTCGGGTGACAGCTGGGAAACAATGCCGGCTCTGCCGGGCCTTGCCACATAGCGAATTCTATTTGGTCGCGCCGCGTTTCAGATGCTCGTCCAGACGCGGCATGATCTCGACGAAATTGCAGGGCACGCTGCGATAGTCGAGCTGTCCTTTCAGAATGCCGTCCCAGGCATCCCGGCAGGCGCCGGGCGATCCCGGCAGTGCAAAGATGAAGGTGGAATTGGCAACGCCTGCCGTCGCGCGCGACTGGATCGTCGCCGTGCCGATCTTCTCGTAGGAGATGCGGTGGAAGACGGCGGAAAAGCCGTCCATGCGCTTTTCGAACAACGGCTCCACCGCCTCCGGCGTCACGTCGCGGCCGGTAAAGCCGGTACCACCAGTGGTGATGACGACGTCGATGTCTTTGCTCTCCGTCCAGGCCTTCACCCGTGCGGCGATTTTCTCGCGATCATCGGGCACGATCGCCCGGTCGACCAGCCTGTGGCCGGCCTCGGTGATTCGCGCCGCCAGCGTGTCGCCTGATTTGTCCGTCTCCGGCGTGCGCGTATCCGAGACGGTGAGAATCGCGATGCCGACGGCGATGAAGGGCCGCTTTTCGTCCAGACCTGCCATCACCTGCCTCCCGAAACCGTTTCCGTCGCCTGGAAATACCAGTCCGGCCGCTCGCCGTGAAGACCTGCCACCGCCTCCTGCGCTGCGGCCATAGTAGCAAAGATCCCGAAACAAGTGGCGCCGGAGCCGGACATGCGGGTGAGCAGGGCGCCGCGGGCTTGCAGCGTTGCCGAGATCGCCGAAATCTCGGGCACGAGTTCGCGTGCCGGCGGCTCCAGGTCGTTGCGGGCGATGCTGATCGCCGCGAGCCAGTCGGCAGTCCCAGCAAGATTTGAAGCCAGGTTCAGCGCCGGATTGTTCTTCGCGGCCAGCCGCCGGAAAACCTCCGGCGTCGAGACGCCTTTCAGCGGATTGGCGAGCACCATGGCAAAGGCGGGC of Rhizobium sp. BT04 contains these proteins:
- a CDS encoding glycosyl transferase, which produces MLTVVLECHDQESELAQTLSVLVAGAVEGLVSDVIVLDHGSRDGTSRVADAAGCRFHSQWDIKDIVRSARGEWLLFVEPGARPQAGWIDEIAEYVALNKLPARFTASRGYRRPFFQRVGRTVPPLELGFLVPKKLALATAKSGMALTEFVKGQKPRKLASELIPSWVARAAR
- the moaB gene encoding molybdenum cofactor biosynthesis protein B; its protein translation is MAGLDEKRPFIAVGIAILTVSDTRTPETDKSGDTLAARITEAGHRLVDRAIVPDDREKIAARVKAWTESKDIDVVITTGGTGFTGRDVTPEAVEPLFEKRMDGFSAVFHRISYEKIGTATIQSRATAGVANSTFIFALPGSPGACRDAWDGILKGQLDYRSVPCNFVEIMPRLDEHLKRGATK